Proteins from a single region of Nomia melanderi isolate GNS246 chromosome 9, iyNomMela1, whole genome shotgun sequence:
- the LOC116432449 gene encoding putative phospholipid-transporting ATPase IIB isoform X2: MYNMRLEEMPLRLSSDERDFEMDEETDYLLQPSEDSIRLLTSRRRRINDCSLFFKNFVCGCCTWMWRRCCRVRELRARVIHIGQPMHEKFPTNVIRNQKYNVVTFLPLVLFQQFKFFLNLYFLLMAISQFIPDIRIGYLYTYWGPLCFVLTVTICREAIDDFRRYKRDKEVNAQKYYRLVKGFEMPELVPSSKLRVGDLVIVEKGQRVPADLVLLRTTEKAGACFVRTDQLDGETDWKLRLAVPATQKLESNSQLFDIKASIYVEKPQKDIHSFIGTFTRYDGYSSEESLGVDNTLWANTAIASGSALGVVVYTGQETRSLMNHSAPRSKVGLLDQEINQLTKVLFCAVIGLALVMMSLKGFNGPWYRYMFRFVLLFSYIIPISLRVNLDMGKAFYAWCIQRDKEISGTVVRTTTIPEELGRISYLLSDKTGTLTQNKMVFKKLHLGMMSYGQETFDEITSVLNTCYSSNSETSPMKPSATMHSGKVRRSESTRIYDAVHALALCHNVTPVYDEVTKPANLDTVSVQTGETEDSGSIQSQTEADQHYYLPEQKRNYQASSPDEVALVKWTEEMGLALIKRDLNFMQLKAPNGKILNYTILQIFPFTSETKRMGIIVKEESNSEIIFYLKGADVVMSGIVQYNDWLEEECGNMAREGLRTLVVAKKNLTEEQYLDFEARYNAARMSVSDRVSRVTAVIESLEREMELLCVTGVEDRLQDRVRPTLEFLRNAGIKIWMLTGDKLETATCIAKSSCLVSRTQGLHVFKSVVTRTDAHLELNTFRKKQDCALVISGDSLEVCLQYYEQEFLELACGSPAVVCCRCSPTQKADVVSLIQRHTGKRTAAVGDGGNDVSMIQAADAGIGLEGLEGRQASLAADFSISQFSHLANLLLVHGRRSYKRSAALSQFVIHRGLIISTMQAVFSAVFYLSSVSLYQGFLMVGYGTIYTMFPVFSLVLDKDVSGRIALTYPELYKELSKGRSLSYKTFFMWILISIYQGGVIMYGALIMFKDEFIHIVAISFTALVLTELIMVALTIRTWHYIMILAEIFSLALYLLSLVVLKDYFDAEFIKTTDFLWKVLLITLISCMPLYILKFLRKKFSPPSYTKLS, encoded by the exons ATGTAC AATATGCGATTAGAGGAGATGCCATTGCGTTTAAGCTCGGACGAGCGGGATTTTGAAATGGACGAGGAGACCGATTATCTTCTACAGCCCTCCGAGGACAGTATACGACTTCTAACTTCGAGGAGACGACGAATCAACGATTGTTCCctatttttcaagaatttcgTTTGCGG ATGTTGTACCTGGATGTGGAGGAGATGCTGCAGAGTACGCGAATTAAGAGCAAGGGTTATTCATATAGGTCAACCGATGCACGAAAAATTTCCCACTAACGTCATAAGAAATCAGAAGTACAATGTGGTTACGTTTCTACCTTTG GTTCTTTTCCAACAGTTcaaatttttcttgaatttgtattttttgctTATGGCAATATCTCAGTTTATACCAGATATCCGAATAGGATACCTGTACACATACTGGGGGCCGTTATGCTTCGTATTGACCGTTACTATTTGTCGAGAAGCGATCGATGACTTCAGACGCTACAAGAGAGACAAAGAGGTCAATGCACAGAAATATTATAGACTCGTTAAAGGGTTCGAGATGCCAGAATTGGTACCCAGTTCCAAGCTGAGAGTCGGTGATCTG GTAATTGTTGAAAAGGGTCAGAGAGTCCCAGCAGATTTGGTGTTATTACGTACAACTGAAAAAGCAGGAGCATGTTTCGTACGAACGGATCAGTTGGATGGAGAAACAGATTGGAAGCTACGATTGGCTGTACCAGCAACTCAAAAATTAGAAAGTAACTCCCAGCTGTTCGACATAAAAGCGAGTATATACGTTGAGAAACCGCAAAAGGATATTCACAGCTTCATAGGAACATTCACAAGG TACGACGGGTACAGTAGCGAAGAAAGTTTAGGCGTTGACAACACGTTGTGGGCAAACACGGCTATCGCATCGGGTTCGGCTCTTGGTGTTGTCGTTTACACAGGGCAGGAAACGAGATCTCTCATGAATCATTCGGCGCCACGGTCGAAAGTTGGCTTGTTagatcaagaaataaatcaattgacAAAG GTGTTATTCTGCGCTGTTATCGGACTCGCGTTAGTAATGATGTCTTTAAAGGGATTTAACGGGCCATGGTACCGTTAcatgtttcgtttcgttttattattttcttacataaTACCGATCAGCTTAAGAGTAAATTTAGACATGGGGAAAGCCTTTTATGCATGGTGCATACAAAGGGACAAAGAAATTAGTGGAACGGTTGTGAGAACAACTACCATACCGGAAGAGCTTGGTCGCATATCATACCTATTAAGTGACAAAACCGGCACGTTAACGCAAAACAAAatggtttttaaaaaattacatttaggcATGATGTCTTATGGTCAAGAAACGTTTGACGAAATTACGTCTGTGCTGAATACATGCTATTCTTCCAATTCCGAAACCTCTCCTATGAAACCATCGGCGACTATGCATAGCGGAAAAGTAAGGAGATCCGAGAGTACCAGGATATACGATGCAGTGCATGCTTTAGCGTTATGTCATAACGTTACTCCGGTTTACGACGAGGTAACAAAGCCAGCAAATTTGGACACGGTCAGTGTACAAACAGGGGAGACGGAAGATTCCGGATCGATTCAAAG TCAAACAGAGGCGGATCAACATTACTATTTACCGGAACAAAAACGAAACTATCAAGCTTCGAGCCCGGACGAAGTAGCATTAGTCAAGTGGACGGAAGAAATGGGATTAGCCTTGATTAAACGAGACCTAAATTTTATGCAATTGAAAGCTCCAAATGGCAAAATTTTAAACTACacgattttacaaatatttccattcacATCGGAAACTAAACGAATGGGCATAATAGTAAAAGAGGAGTCTAattctgaaataatattttatctgaAAGGTGCAGACGTAGTGATGTCCGGAATAGTGCAATATAACGATTGGTTGGAAGAAGAATGTGGTAACATGGCTCGAGAAGGTTTGAGAACGCTCGTTGTCGCGAAGAAAAATTTAACAGAAGAACAATACCTCGATTTTGAAGCAAG ATATAATGCAGCGAGAATGAGCGTCAGTGATCGAGTTTCCCGGGTTACCGCTGTTATCGAAAGTTTGGAAAGGGAAATGGAATTATTATGTGTGACTGGAGTCGAAGATAGATTGCAGGATAGAGTAAGACCAACGttagaatttttaagaaatgCTGGAATTAAA ATTTGGATGCTGACAGGCGATAAATTGGAAACGGCAACTTGTATAGCGAAATCTTCGTGTTTAGTTTCACGAACGCAGGGTCTTCACGTTTTTAAATCAGTAGTAACTCGGACCGATGCGCACTTGGAGTTGAACACATTTCGCAAAAAGCAAGATTGTGCCTTAGTGATCAGCGGAGATTCTCTGGAAGTATGTTTGCAATATTACGAACAGGAATTTTTGGAATtagcctgtggttcaccggctGTCGTCTGCTGCCGATGTTCGCCTACACAAAAGGCTGACGTAGTCAGTCTTATCCAAAGGCACACGGGGAAAAGAACCGCAGCTGTCGGAGACGGTGGAAATGATGTGTCTATGATCCAAGCAGCGGACGCTG GTATAGGTCTCGAAGGTCTCGAGGGAAGACAGGCCTCTTTGGCCGCAGACTTCTCCATTTCTCAGTTTAGTCATTTGGCCAATCTTCTATTGGTTCACGGCCGAAGAAGTTACAAACGTTCCGCTGCTTTAAGTCAATTTGTTATTCATCGAGGCTTAATTATTTCTACTATGCAAGCTGTATTTTCTGCGGTCTTTTATTTATCGTCGGTATCCTTGTATCAGGGATTTTTAATGGTGGG TTATGGAACAATATATACAATGTTTCCAGTATTTTCTTTGGTACTGGACAAAGATGTGTCTGGAAGAATTGCACTCACTTATccagaattatataaagaattGAGTAAAGGACGATCATTGTCCTATAAGACGTTTTTCATGTGGATTTTAATAAGCATATATCAAG GTGGAGTCATAATGTACGGCGCACTTATAATGTTTAAAGATGAATTTATTCATATAGTGGCTATTAGTTTCACAGCTCTCGTGTTAACGGAATTAATTATGGTAGCTTTGACTATCAGAACGTGGCATTATATTATGATACTTGCAGAGATTTTCTCCTTGGCACTTTATTTGTTATCTCTGGTCGTTTTAAAGGACTACTTTG ATGCCGAGTTCATAAAGACGACAGACTTCTTATGGAAAGTATTGTTGATAACTTTAATTTCATGCATGCCACTGTACATTTTGAAAttcttaagaaaaaaattttcaCCTCCTAGTTACACCAAATTATCTTAA
- the LOC116432449 gene encoding putative phospholipid-transporting ATPase IIB isoform X5, which produces METQSNVVRLSKEDIPLISKPRNDNSWTRCCTWMWRRCCRVRELRARVIHIGQPMHEKFPTNVIRNQKYNVVTFLPLVLFQQFKFFLNLYFLLMAISQFIPDIRIGYLYTYWGPLCFVLTVTICREAIDDFRRYKRDKEVNAQKYYRLVKGFEMPELVPSSKLRVGDLVIVEKGQRVPADLVLLRTTEKAGACFVRTDQLDGETDWKLRLAVPATQKLESNSQLFDIKASIYVEKPQKDIHSFIGTFTRYDGYSSEESLGVDNTLWANTAIASGSALGVVVYTGQETRSLMNHSAPRSKVGLLDQEINQLTKVLFCAVIGLALVMMSLKGFNGPWYRYMFRFVLLFSYIIPISLRVNLDMGKAFYAWCIQRDKEISGTVVRTTTIPEELGRISYLLSDKTGTLTQNKMVFKKLHLGMMSYGQETFDEITSVLNTCYSSNSETSPMKPSATMHSGKVRRSESTRIYDAVHALALCHNVTPVYDEVTKPANLDTVSVQTGETEDSGSIQSQTEADQHYYLPEQKRNYQASSPDEVALVKWTEEMGLALIKRDLNFMQLKAPNGKILNYTILQIFPFTSETKRMGIIVKEESNSEIIFYLKGADVVMSGIVQYNDWLEEECGNMAREGLRTLVVAKKNLTEEQYLDFEARYNAARMSVSDRVSRVTAVIESLEREMELLCVTGVEDRLQDRVRPTLEFLRNAGIKIWMLTGDKLETATCIAKSSCLVSRTQGLHVFKSVVTRTDAHLELNTFRKKQDCALVISGDSLEVCLQYYEQEFLELACGSPAVVCCRCSPTQKADVVSLIQRHTGKRTAAVGDGGNDVSMIQAADAGIGLEGLEGRQASLAADFSISQFSHLANLLLVHGRRSYKRSAALSQFVIHRGLIISTMQAVFSAVFYLSSVSLYQGFLMVGYGTIYTMFPVFSLVLDKDVSGRIALTYPELYKELSKGRSLSYKTFFMWILISIYQGGVIMYGALIMFKDEFIHIVAISFTALVLTELIMVALTIRTWHYIMILAEIFSLALYLLSLVVLKDYFDAEFIKTTDFLWKVLLITLISCMPLYILKFLRKKFSPPSYTKLS; this is translated from the exons ATGGAGACCCAAAGCAATGTTGTAAGGCTGTCGAAAGAAGATATCCCGTTGATATCGAAACCGCGAAATGACAATTCCTGGACAAG ATGTTGTACCTGGATGTGGAGGAGATGCTGCAGAGTACGCGAATTAAGAGCAAGGGTTATTCATATAGGTCAACCGATGCACGAAAAATTTCCCACTAACGTCATAAGAAATCAGAAGTACAATGTGGTTACGTTTCTACCTTTG GTTCTTTTCCAACAGTTcaaatttttcttgaatttgtattttttgctTATGGCAATATCTCAGTTTATACCAGATATCCGAATAGGATACCTGTACACATACTGGGGGCCGTTATGCTTCGTATTGACCGTTACTATTTGTCGAGAAGCGATCGATGACTTCAGACGCTACAAGAGAGACAAAGAGGTCAATGCACAGAAATATTATAGACTCGTTAAAGGGTTCGAGATGCCAGAATTGGTACCCAGTTCCAAGCTGAGAGTCGGTGATCTG GTAATTGTTGAAAAGGGTCAGAGAGTCCCAGCAGATTTGGTGTTATTACGTACAACTGAAAAAGCAGGAGCATGTTTCGTACGAACGGATCAGTTGGATGGAGAAACAGATTGGAAGCTACGATTGGCTGTACCAGCAACTCAAAAATTAGAAAGTAACTCCCAGCTGTTCGACATAAAAGCGAGTATATACGTTGAGAAACCGCAAAAGGATATTCACAGCTTCATAGGAACATTCACAAGG TACGACGGGTACAGTAGCGAAGAAAGTTTAGGCGTTGACAACACGTTGTGGGCAAACACGGCTATCGCATCGGGTTCGGCTCTTGGTGTTGTCGTTTACACAGGGCAGGAAACGAGATCTCTCATGAATCATTCGGCGCCACGGTCGAAAGTTGGCTTGTTagatcaagaaataaatcaattgacAAAG GTGTTATTCTGCGCTGTTATCGGACTCGCGTTAGTAATGATGTCTTTAAAGGGATTTAACGGGCCATGGTACCGTTAcatgtttcgtttcgttttattattttcttacataaTACCGATCAGCTTAAGAGTAAATTTAGACATGGGGAAAGCCTTTTATGCATGGTGCATACAAAGGGACAAAGAAATTAGTGGAACGGTTGTGAGAACAACTACCATACCGGAAGAGCTTGGTCGCATATCATACCTATTAAGTGACAAAACCGGCACGTTAACGCAAAACAAAatggtttttaaaaaattacatttaggcATGATGTCTTATGGTCAAGAAACGTTTGACGAAATTACGTCTGTGCTGAATACATGCTATTCTTCCAATTCCGAAACCTCTCCTATGAAACCATCGGCGACTATGCATAGCGGAAAAGTAAGGAGATCCGAGAGTACCAGGATATACGATGCAGTGCATGCTTTAGCGTTATGTCATAACGTTACTCCGGTTTACGACGAGGTAACAAAGCCAGCAAATTTGGACACGGTCAGTGTACAAACAGGGGAGACGGAAGATTCCGGATCGATTCAAAG TCAAACAGAGGCGGATCAACATTACTATTTACCGGAACAAAAACGAAACTATCAAGCTTCGAGCCCGGACGAAGTAGCATTAGTCAAGTGGACGGAAGAAATGGGATTAGCCTTGATTAAACGAGACCTAAATTTTATGCAATTGAAAGCTCCAAATGGCAAAATTTTAAACTACacgattttacaaatatttccattcacATCGGAAACTAAACGAATGGGCATAATAGTAAAAGAGGAGTCTAattctgaaataatattttatctgaAAGGTGCAGACGTAGTGATGTCCGGAATAGTGCAATATAACGATTGGTTGGAAGAAGAATGTGGTAACATGGCTCGAGAAGGTTTGAGAACGCTCGTTGTCGCGAAGAAAAATTTAACAGAAGAACAATACCTCGATTTTGAAGCAAG ATATAATGCAGCGAGAATGAGCGTCAGTGATCGAGTTTCCCGGGTTACCGCTGTTATCGAAAGTTTGGAAAGGGAAATGGAATTATTATGTGTGACTGGAGTCGAAGATAGATTGCAGGATAGAGTAAGACCAACGttagaatttttaagaaatgCTGGAATTAAA ATTTGGATGCTGACAGGCGATAAATTGGAAACGGCAACTTGTATAGCGAAATCTTCGTGTTTAGTTTCACGAACGCAGGGTCTTCACGTTTTTAAATCAGTAGTAACTCGGACCGATGCGCACTTGGAGTTGAACACATTTCGCAAAAAGCAAGATTGTGCCTTAGTGATCAGCGGAGATTCTCTGGAAGTATGTTTGCAATATTACGAACAGGAATTTTTGGAATtagcctgtggttcaccggctGTCGTCTGCTGCCGATGTTCGCCTACACAAAAGGCTGACGTAGTCAGTCTTATCCAAAGGCACACGGGGAAAAGAACCGCAGCTGTCGGAGACGGTGGAAATGATGTGTCTATGATCCAAGCAGCGGACGCTG GTATAGGTCTCGAAGGTCTCGAGGGAAGACAGGCCTCTTTGGCCGCAGACTTCTCCATTTCTCAGTTTAGTCATTTGGCCAATCTTCTATTGGTTCACGGCCGAAGAAGTTACAAACGTTCCGCTGCTTTAAGTCAATTTGTTATTCATCGAGGCTTAATTATTTCTACTATGCAAGCTGTATTTTCTGCGGTCTTTTATTTATCGTCGGTATCCTTGTATCAGGGATTTTTAATGGTGGG TTATGGAACAATATATACAATGTTTCCAGTATTTTCTTTGGTACTGGACAAAGATGTGTCTGGAAGAATTGCACTCACTTATccagaattatataaagaattGAGTAAAGGACGATCATTGTCCTATAAGACGTTTTTCATGTGGATTTTAATAAGCATATATCAAG GTGGAGTCATAATGTACGGCGCACTTATAATGTTTAAAGATGAATTTATTCATATAGTGGCTATTAGTTTCACAGCTCTCGTGTTAACGGAATTAATTATGGTAGCTTTGACTATCAGAACGTGGCATTATATTATGATACTTGCAGAGATTTTCTCCTTGGCACTTTATTTGTTATCTCTGGTCGTTTTAAAGGACTACTTTG ATGCCGAGTTCATAAAGACGACAGACTTCTTATGGAAAGTATTGTTGATAACTTTAATTTCATGCATGCCACTGTACATTTTGAAAttcttaagaaaaaaattttcaCCTCCTAGTTACACCAAATTATCTTAA
- the LOC116432449 gene encoding putative phospholipid-transporting ATPase IIB isoform X4 encodes MDCFFLNVLPNVRAYQFMNRFLRKIWRNATECCTWMWRRCCRVRELRARVIHIGQPMHEKFPTNVIRNQKYNVVTFLPLVLFQQFKFFLNLYFLLMAISQFIPDIRIGYLYTYWGPLCFVLTVTICREAIDDFRRYKRDKEVNAQKYYRLVKGFEMPELVPSSKLRVGDLVIVEKGQRVPADLVLLRTTEKAGACFVRTDQLDGETDWKLRLAVPATQKLESNSQLFDIKASIYVEKPQKDIHSFIGTFTRYDGYSSEESLGVDNTLWANTAIASGSALGVVVYTGQETRSLMNHSAPRSKVGLLDQEINQLTKVLFCAVIGLALVMMSLKGFNGPWYRYMFRFVLLFSYIIPISLRVNLDMGKAFYAWCIQRDKEISGTVVRTTTIPEELGRISYLLSDKTGTLTQNKMVFKKLHLGMMSYGQETFDEITSVLNTCYSSNSETSPMKPSATMHSGKVRRSESTRIYDAVHALALCHNVTPVYDEVTKPANLDTVSVQTGETEDSGSIQSQTEADQHYYLPEQKRNYQASSPDEVALVKWTEEMGLALIKRDLNFMQLKAPNGKILNYTILQIFPFTSETKRMGIIVKEESNSEIIFYLKGADVVMSGIVQYNDWLEEECGNMAREGLRTLVVAKKNLTEEQYLDFEARYNAARMSVSDRVSRVTAVIESLEREMELLCVTGVEDRLQDRVRPTLEFLRNAGIKIWMLTGDKLETATCIAKSSCLVSRTQGLHVFKSVVTRTDAHLELNTFRKKQDCALVISGDSLEVCLQYYEQEFLELACGSPAVVCCRCSPTQKADVVSLIQRHTGKRTAAVGDGGNDVSMIQAADAGIGLEGLEGRQASLAADFSISQFSHLANLLLVHGRRSYKRSAALSQFVIHRGLIISTMQAVFSAVFYLSSVSLYQGFLMVGYGTIYTMFPVFSLVLDKDVSGRIALTYPELYKELSKGRSLSYKTFFMWILISIYQGGVIMYGALIMFKDEFIHIVAISFTALVLTELIMVALTIRTWHYIMILAEIFSLALYLLSLVVLKDYFDAEFIKTTDFLWKVLLITLISCMPLYILKFLRKKFSPPSYTKLS; translated from the exons ATggattgtttctttttaaacgtTCTTCCCAACGTCCGCGCTTACCAGTTCATGAACAGATTTCTGCGAAAAATCTGGAGAAACGCAACGGA ATGTTGTACCTGGATGTGGAGGAGATGCTGCAGAGTACGCGAATTAAGAGCAAGGGTTATTCATATAGGTCAACCGATGCACGAAAAATTTCCCACTAACGTCATAAGAAATCAGAAGTACAATGTGGTTACGTTTCTACCTTTG GTTCTTTTCCAACAGTTcaaatttttcttgaatttgtattttttgctTATGGCAATATCTCAGTTTATACCAGATATCCGAATAGGATACCTGTACACATACTGGGGGCCGTTATGCTTCGTATTGACCGTTACTATTTGTCGAGAAGCGATCGATGACTTCAGACGCTACAAGAGAGACAAAGAGGTCAATGCACAGAAATATTATAGACTCGTTAAAGGGTTCGAGATGCCAGAATTGGTACCCAGTTCCAAGCTGAGAGTCGGTGATCTG GTAATTGTTGAAAAGGGTCAGAGAGTCCCAGCAGATTTGGTGTTATTACGTACAACTGAAAAAGCAGGAGCATGTTTCGTACGAACGGATCAGTTGGATGGAGAAACAGATTGGAAGCTACGATTGGCTGTACCAGCAACTCAAAAATTAGAAAGTAACTCCCAGCTGTTCGACATAAAAGCGAGTATATACGTTGAGAAACCGCAAAAGGATATTCACAGCTTCATAGGAACATTCACAAGG TACGACGGGTACAGTAGCGAAGAAAGTTTAGGCGTTGACAACACGTTGTGGGCAAACACGGCTATCGCATCGGGTTCGGCTCTTGGTGTTGTCGTTTACACAGGGCAGGAAACGAGATCTCTCATGAATCATTCGGCGCCACGGTCGAAAGTTGGCTTGTTagatcaagaaataaatcaattgacAAAG GTGTTATTCTGCGCTGTTATCGGACTCGCGTTAGTAATGATGTCTTTAAAGGGATTTAACGGGCCATGGTACCGTTAcatgtttcgtttcgttttattattttcttacataaTACCGATCAGCTTAAGAGTAAATTTAGACATGGGGAAAGCCTTTTATGCATGGTGCATACAAAGGGACAAAGAAATTAGTGGAACGGTTGTGAGAACAACTACCATACCGGAAGAGCTTGGTCGCATATCATACCTATTAAGTGACAAAACCGGCACGTTAACGCAAAACAAAatggtttttaaaaaattacatttaggcATGATGTCTTATGGTCAAGAAACGTTTGACGAAATTACGTCTGTGCTGAATACATGCTATTCTTCCAATTCCGAAACCTCTCCTATGAAACCATCGGCGACTATGCATAGCGGAAAAGTAAGGAGATCCGAGAGTACCAGGATATACGATGCAGTGCATGCTTTAGCGTTATGTCATAACGTTACTCCGGTTTACGACGAGGTAACAAAGCCAGCAAATTTGGACACGGTCAGTGTACAAACAGGGGAGACGGAAGATTCCGGATCGATTCAAAG TCAAACAGAGGCGGATCAACATTACTATTTACCGGAACAAAAACGAAACTATCAAGCTTCGAGCCCGGACGAAGTAGCATTAGTCAAGTGGACGGAAGAAATGGGATTAGCCTTGATTAAACGAGACCTAAATTTTATGCAATTGAAAGCTCCAAATGGCAAAATTTTAAACTACacgattttacaaatatttccattcacATCGGAAACTAAACGAATGGGCATAATAGTAAAAGAGGAGTCTAattctgaaataatattttatctgaAAGGTGCAGACGTAGTGATGTCCGGAATAGTGCAATATAACGATTGGTTGGAAGAAGAATGTGGTAACATGGCTCGAGAAGGTTTGAGAACGCTCGTTGTCGCGAAGAAAAATTTAACAGAAGAACAATACCTCGATTTTGAAGCAAG ATATAATGCAGCGAGAATGAGCGTCAGTGATCGAGTTTCCCGGGTTACCGCTGTTATCGAAAGTTTGGAAAGGGAAATGGAATTATTATGTGTGACTGGAGTCGAAGATAGATTGCAGGATAGAGTAAGACCAACGttagaatttttaagaaatgCTGGAATTAAA ATTTGGATGCTGACAGGCGATAAATTGGAAACGGCAACTTGTATAGCGAAATCTTCGTGTTTAGTTTCACGAACGCAGGGTCTTCACGTTTTTAAATCAGTAGTAACTCGGACCGATGCGCACTTGGAGTTGAACACATTTCGCAAAAAGCAAGATTGTGCCTTAGTGATCAGCGGAGATTCTCTGGAAGTATGTTTGCAATATTACGAACAGGAATTTTTGGAATtagcctgtggttcaccggctGTCGTCTGCTGCCGATGTTCGCCTACACAAAAGGCTGACGTAGTCAGTCTTATCCAAAGGCACACGGGGAAAAGAACCGCAGCTGTCGGAGACGGTGGAAATGATGTGTCTATGATCCAAGCAGCGGACGCTG GTATAGGTCTCGAAGGTCTCGAGGGAAGACAGGCCTCTTTGGCCGCAGACTTCTCCATTTCTCAGTTTAGTCATTTGGCCAATCTTCTATTGGTTCACGGCCGAAGAAGTTACAAACGTTCCGCTGCTTTAAGTCAATTTGTTATTCATCGAGGCTTAATTATTTCTACTATGCAAGCTGTATTTTCTGCGGTCTTTTATTTATCGTCGGTATCCTTGTATCAGGGATTTTTAATGGTGGG TTATGGAACAATATATACAATGTTTCCAGTATTTTCTTTGGTACTGGACAAAGATGTGTCTGGAAGAATTGCACTCACTTATccagaattatataaagaattGAGTAAAGGACGATCATTGTCCTATAAGACGTTTTTCATGTGGATTTTAATAAGCATATATCAAG GTGGAGTCATAATGTACGGCGCACTTATAATGTTTAAAGATGAATTTATTCATATAGTGGCTATTAGTTTCACAGCTCTCGTGTTAACGGAATTAATTATGGTAGCTTTGACTATCAGAACGTGGCATTATATTATGATACTTGCAGAGATTTTCTCCTTGGCACTTTATTTGTTATCTCTGGTCGTTTTAAAGGACTACTTTG ATGCCGAGTTCATAAAGACGACAGACTTCTTATGGAAAGTATTGTTGATAACTTTAATTTCATGCATGCCACTGTACATTTTGAAAttcttaagaaaaaaattttcaCCTCCTAGTTACACCAAATTATCTTAA